In one Vicugna pacos chromosome 22, VicPac4, whole genome shotgun sequence genomic region, the following are encoded:
- the POLR2E gene encoding DNA-directed RNA polymerases I, II, and III subunit RPABC1 isoform X2 — MDDEEETYRLWKIRKTIMQLCHDRGYLVTQDELDQTLEEFKAQFGDKPSEGRPRRTDLTVLVAHNDDPTDQMFVFFPEEPKVGIKTIKVYCQRMQEESITRALVVVQQGMTPSAKQSLVDMAPKYVLEQFLQQELLINITEHEQTPREPAAQDPGGRPRGTLLRDKAGPGGEDHPAQRDRGQVHHLPAGAVAA; from the exons ATGGACGACGAGGAGGAGACGTACCGTCTGTGGAAGATTCGCAAAACCATCATGCAG CTGTGCCACGACCGTGGCTACCTGGTGACCCAGGACGAGCTGGACCAGACGCTAGAGGAGTTCAAGGCCCAGTTTGGGGACAAGCCCAGTGAAGGGCGGCCGCGGCGCACAGACCTCACGGTGCTGGTGGCTCACAATGATGACCCCACTGACCAGATGTTCGTCTTCTTCCCAG AGGAGCCCAAGGTGGGAATCAAGACCATCAAGGTGTACTGCCAGCGCATGCAGGAGGAGAGCATCACGCGGGCCCTCGTCGTGGTGCAGCAGGGCATGACGCCCTCCGCCAAGCAG TCCCTGGTCGACATGGCCCCCAAGTACGTCCTGGAGCAGTTTCTGCAGCAGGAGCTGCTCATCAACATCACGGAGCACGAG CAAACTCCGAGAGAACCAGCTGCCCAGGATCCAGGCGGGAGACCCCGTGGCACGTTACTTCGGGATAAAGCGGGGCCAG GTGGTGAAGATCATCCGGCCCAGCGAGACCGCGGGCAGGTACATCACCTACCGGCTGGTGCAGTAGCTGCCTGA
- the GPX4 gene encoding phospholipid hydroperoxide glutathione peroxidase GPX4 isoform X2, which produces MSFSRLCRLLKPALLCGALAAPGLASTMCAARDDWRCAHSMHEFSAEDIDGHVVHLDKYRGHVCIVTNVASQUGKTRVNYTQLVDLHARYAECGLRILAFPCNQFGRQEPGSNAEIKEFAAGYNVKFDLFSKICVNGDDAHPLWKWMKVQPKGKGVLGNAIKWNFTKFLIDKNGCVVKRYGPMEEPLVIEKDLPCYL; this is translated from the exons ATGAGCTTCAGCCGCCTGTGCCGCCTCCTGAAGCCAGCGCTCCTCTGCGGGGCTCTGGCCGCACCTGGCTTGGCCAGCACCATG TGCGCGGCTCGCGACGACTGGCGCTGTGCTCACTCCATGCACGAATTCTCAGCCGAGGACATCGACGGTCACGTGGTTCACCTGGACAAGTACCG GGGCCACGTGTGCATCGTCACCAACGTGGCCTCGCAATGAGGCAAGACGCGCGTGAACTACACTCAGCTGGTCGATCTGCACGCGCGGTACGCCGAGTGTGGTTTACGGATCCTCGCCTTCCCTTGCAACCAGTTCGGGAGGCAG GAGCCAGGGAGCAATGCTGAGATCAAAGAGTTCGCCGCCGGCTATAACGTCAAATTCGATTTGTTCAGCAAGATCTGTGTTAATGGGGATGATGCCCACCCGCTGTGgaagtggatgaaagttcagccCAAGGGGAAGGGCGTCCTGGGAAA TGCCATCAAATGGAACTTCACCAAG TTCCTCATTGACAAGAACGGCTGCGTGGTGAAGCGGTATGGTCCCATGGAGGAGCCCCTG GTAATTGAGAAGGACCTGCCGTGCTACCTCTAG
- the POLR2E gene encoding DNA-directed RNA polymerases I, II, and III subunit RPABC1 isoform X1, which yields MDDEEETYRLWKIRKTIMQLCHDRGYLVTQDELDQTLEEFKAQFGDKPSEGRPRRTDLTVLVAHNDDPTDQMFVFFPEEPKVGIKTIKVYCQRMQEESITRALVVVQQGMTPSAKQSLVDMAPKYVLEQFLQQELLINITEHELVPEHVVMTKEEVTELLARYKLRENQLPRIQAGDPVARYFGIKRGQVVKIIRPSETAGRYITYRLVQ from the exons ATGGACGACGAGGAGGAGACGTACCGTCTGTGGAAGATTCGCAAAACCATCATGCAG CTGTGCCACGACCGTGGCTACCTGGTGACCCAGGACGAGCTGGACCAGACGCTAGAGGAGTTCAAGGCCCAGTTTGGGGACAAGCCCAGTGAAGGGCGGCCGCGGCGCACAGACCTCACGGTGCTGGTGGCTCACAATGATGACCCCACTGACCAGATGTTCGTCTTCTTCCCAG AGGAGCCCAAGGTGGGAATCAAGACCATCAAGGTGTACTGCCAGCGCATGCAGGAGGAGAGCATCACGCGGGCCCTCGTCGTGGTGCAGCAGGGCATGACGCCCTCCGCCAAGCAG TCCCTGGTCGACATGGCCCCCAAGTACGTCCTGGAGCAGTTTCTGCAGCAGGAGCTGCTCATCAACATCACGGAGCACGAG TTGGTGCCAGAGCATGTGGTCATGACTAAGGAGGAGGTAACGGAGCTGCTGGCCCGGTA CAAACTCCGAGAGAACCAGCTGCCCAGGATCCAGGCGGGAGACCCCGTGGCACGTTACTTCGGGATAAAGCGGGGCCAG GTGGTGAAGATCATCCGGCCCAGCGAGACCGCGGGCAGGTACATCACCTACCGGCTGGTGCAGTAG
- the POLR2E gene encoding DNA-directed RNA polymerases I, II, and III subunit RPABC1 isoform X3 produces the protein MDDEEETYRLWKIRKTIMQLCHDRGYLVTQDELDQTLEEFKAQFGDKPSEGRPRRTDLTVLVAHNDDPTDQMFVFFPEEPKVGIKTIKVYCQRMQEESITRALVVVQQGMTPSAKQSLVDMAPKYVLEQFLQQELLINITEHEPSLAFSLTCFPANSERTSCPGSRRETPWHVTSG, from the exons ATGGACGACGAGGAGGAGACGTACCGTCTGTGGAAGATTCGCAAAACCATCATGCAG CTGTGCCACGACCGTGGCTACCTGGTGACCCAGGACGAGCTGGACCAGACGCTAGAGGAGTTCAAGGCCCAGTTTGGGGACAAGCCCAGTGAAGGGCGGCCGCGGCGCACAGACCTCACGGTGCTGGTGGCTCACAATGATGACCCCACTGACCAGATGTTCGTCTTCTTCCCAG AGGAGCCCAAGGTGGGAATCAAGACCATCAAGGTGTACTGCCAGCGCATGCAGGAGGAGAGCATCACGCGGGCCCTCGTCGTGGTGCAGCAGGGCATGACGCCCTCCGCCAAGCAG TCCCTGGTCGACATGGCCCCCAAGTACGTCCTGGAGCAGTTTCTGCAGCAGGAGCTGCTCATCAACATCACGGAGCACGAG cccagcctggcttttTCCCTGACCTGTTTCCCAGCAAACTCCGAGAGAACCAGCTGCCCAGGATCCAGGCGGGAGACCCCGTGGCACGTTACTTCGGGATAA
- the GPX4 gene encoding phospholipid hydroperoxide glutathione peroxidase GPX4 isoform X1, which yields MGRAAAGSPGRRGQRRRLPAGRRRRAPRRRGARVCRRRRARRRRERPAPENSGQGGPVAGESSCGAESQNPCAARDDWRCAHSMHEFSAEDIDGHVVHLDKYRGHVCIVTNVASQUGKTRVNYTQLVDLHARYAECGLRILAFPCNQFGRQEPGSNAEIKEFAAGYNVKFDLFSKICVNGDDAHPLWKWMKVQPKGKGVLGNAIKWNFTKFLIDKNGCVVKRYGPMEEPLVIEKDLPCYL from the exons ATGGGCCGCGCAGCCGCCGGCTCCCCGGGTCGTCGCGGGCAGCGGCGCCGGTTGCCAGCCGGGCGGCGGCGCCGAGCCCCCCGGAGGCGGGGGGCTCGAGTGTGCCGTCGCAGGAGGGCGCGCCGCAGGCGGGAGAGGCCCGCGCCTGAGAACTCTGGGCAGGGGGGGCCTGTGGCCGGGGAGAGCTCCTGCGGCGCCGAGTCCCAGAACCCG TGCGCGGCTCGCGACGACTGGCGCTGTGCTCACTCCATGCACGAATTCTCAGCCGAGGACATCGACGGTCACGTGGTTCACCTGGACAAGTACCG GGGCCACGTGTGCATCGTCACCAACGTGGCCTCGCAATGAGGCAAGACGCGCGTGAACTACACTCAGCTGGTCGATCTGCACGCGCGGTACGCCGAGTGTGGTTTACGGATCCTCGCCTTCCCTTGCAACCAGTTCGGGAGGCAG GAGCCAGGGAGCAATGCTGAGATCAAAGAGTTCGCCGCCGGCTATAACGTCAAATTCGATTTGTTCAGCAAGATCTGTGTTAATGGGGATGATGCCCACCCGCTGTGgaagtggatgaaagttcagccCAAGGGGAAGGGCGTCCTGGGAAA TGCCATCAAATGGAACTTCACCAAG TTCCTCATTGACAAGAACGGCTGCGTGGTGAAGCGGTATGGTCCCATGGAGGAGCCCCTG GTAATTGAGAAGGACCTGCCGTGCTACCTCTAG